The Nicotiana tomentosiformis chromosome 2, ASM39032v3, whole genome shotgun sequence genome includes the window TTGTATTCCTTTCAACAGGATCAATAAGATTAAAATTCTTTGGGTCTGTTTTGGAATTGAAATTCCCTAGTCCTTTACCCACTAAAAAGAAATTGAAACCATGCAAATGGATTGGATGGTTTTCAGGGGCTATAATTCCAGTATCCTGCAAAACTAATTGAACTGTTGCATTATAAGGCAACCGATAAACCTTCGTCCCTTTCGTTGTAGCCAAGTTTGTTGGTGGTGTTCCAGTATAGTTAAAAACGAATGGCGGATTCGCTGGAAAATCTGTTGTGAAAACACCATTTATGCCAAAGAAATGTGCTTGTAAAAGCGCTACGGTTGGCATAACAAATGTAACATTATTTACACTAGCGACAACTCTGCTGCCATTAGCTTGTTTACACGTTGGACATGGATTAATTCCTAGTCCAGCAGTGAAAAACAACGAATGATCCACAGTTTGTGGAACTTTAGCTGGGTATTTTTTTGAATTAAGACTTTTGAGAGCGTCAAGAAAATTGTTGGCTACTGAAGTGGCGTTTTGGGGCGGAGTACTAGTGAGAGTTGTGGGAGAAGTGCCTAGTGCGCCGGAATAATGCAACGTGGCGGTGGCCGTGATATTGTCGACGGCGATAGGAGCGTCCATAAAGGGAGAAGCAGCAACCATATATTTTCCGAAACTTTGATCAGCAGTGACTATAACATTTGTTGTTTGGCCAGGGGCGATTACAATTGTGTCTGTTTTGAAGGGTTTTACGTAAGTGGCATCCACTTCAACTACAGTCATTTTGTGGCCAGCAATCTTAAAGAAGAGTTCTTCATTGAGCGCAGCATTGATCACTCGTAACATGTATGTTTTTCCAGGTTCAACACTCAAGCTGTATCCACCTGCATTATCATATTGTCCAAAAATCAAATTTGTTAGCGCGACTTATGTGTAACTAATAATATTTCTTTTGTTTCATTTTATGTAGTAGGTATCATTTTCTTTTTAACCTGTTGAGAAAAATGAgatctttctatatatatatttggaagctttttaaatttaaacttcttattttatccttaatgatatGCTATTATAGTCATTAAAAAGTCATGTCATATTTAAGATCACAAGTTCTAAGGGTACTTGAAAAAAGTCTTTCTTCTTGCTTTAAACTTCACCTAATCAAGTACCAGCCGAGAGACGGATCAAGGATTAAAATTTAATGACTTCTGAATTATAGAATGACGACTTTAAGTACTAATAACTGgattctaaatttaatatttgtacatatttaatgaattttataaCAAAAATATAATGTTTGAGCAAAAGCTACTGAGTTCATCCGAACCCATAGCTGAATTTCTAACTAGTCCACGGTGAATACCGCCATATAAAATAAAATGGACTAGAGAGTAACAATAacccaaattcaacaataagtaaTACTACCTTGGGTCGGACAATTGGAAACTGGTCCAGGATGACCATTGATTGTGTGAGCATCGGAAACATTGGGGGCTAAACCTGATTTTAGAGCTTCATTAATCACAGCTTCAGTATCCGATTTCCACCATTCAGCTGCATTAGATCATTAAAATTTTCATTTCCTAAGTACATATTTTTCCAATACAAAGAATATATTGGCAAATGaaatgatatactatatatatatatatatatat containing:
- the LOC104089959 gene encoding laccase-4-like — protein: MESWLRFFVLLAFLSPAFGITRHYKFNVVMRNMSRLCSTKPIVTVNGRFPGPTIYAREDDRVLIKVVNHVKYNVTIHWHGIRQLRTGWADGPAYITQCPIQPGQSYIYNFTITGQRGTLFWHAHVLWLRSTVHGAIVVLPKRGVPYPFPKPNHEAVVVLAEWWKSDTEAVINEALKSGLAPNVSDAHTINGHPGPVSNCPTQGGYSLSVEPGKTYMLRVINAALNEELFFKIAGHKMTVVEVDATYVKPFKTDTIVIAPGQTTNVIVTADQSFGKYMVAASPFMDAPIAVDNITATATLHYSGALGTSPTTLTSTPPQNATSVANNFLDALKSLNSKKYPAKVPQTVDHSLFFTAGLGINPCPTCKQANGSRVVASVNNVTFVMPTVALLQAHFFGINGVFTTDFPANPPFVFNYTGTPPTNLATTKGTKVYRLPYNATVQLVLQDTGIIAPENHPIHLHGFNFFLVGKGLGNFNSKTDPKNFNLIDPVERNTIGVPSGGWVAIRWLADNPGVWFMHCHLEVHTTWGLKMAFLVDNGKGPKESLLPPPKDLPKC